In Sphaerospermopsis torques-reginae ITEP-024, the genomic window CATTTTCTCCATCCAGCTTAATAGCTTCATTATAATCAAAAACTGCTTGTAAAGTTGCACCTGAGTTGTAATAAGCTAAACCCCTTTCTATGTAAGCTTTACTAAAGTAAGGATCTAGCTGTATAGCTTGGTTAAAATCTTCAATAGCTCCAGCATAGTCTTTTTGTTTCGCTTTTTCTAATCCGCGATTGTAAAATTCAGAAGTCATAATTTAGTTTTTTCGATGAACTCTAATCAAATTTATTTAAAACAATATTATATCACAAATTTTTGTTGTTTTAGTGTTGTCGGGGTTGAGCAATGTTAAACCCCTACGGAAAATGTGGGTTGTAATACAATATAATAAAATAATTATATCAACATAACTAAAAATAAAATATAAAGTGGATAGATTCCCGACTTATTTAAGAAATCGGGGATCTGAGTATTACGTTTTTTAAGGTTGAATTAAACTGGGAGAAGTCAACACGAAAACATCCCTAGTTCCCGGTGCTGGATTTTCAGATTTAATCGAGCTAGTAAAGTGGAAAAACTCATGATCATTAACTAAAAGCAGTTCTCCGGGTTGGAGGATTTTGTGAAAAACTGGTTTCTCTTTTTTAGCAGTATATAAATGTGTTTCTCCACCTTTAATATTGTCCCTACCAACAGAAAAGATGCCAATAAAATCAGTTCCATCTTGATGAATACCTTCAGGGGCGGGATTTCCTAAATGTCCTGGTGAACAAGTAGTTCTGATTTGATGAATACCAATTTCTGCTTCTGGATGGAGTTTGCAAGAATCAATAAATGCTAAAACCAAATTCTTAAAAATTTCCAGTTCTATCAGTCCATCTTCTAATTCTGCGAACTCTCTTTTGATATCACCCAATAAAGGATTATACTCTCGACTTTGGCACAAATATCCATGAGAAAGTTTAATCAACTTATTCTCAGCAACCATTACTCTTGATAACCTTCTAGAGCGATATTTGCCCTTAATATAAGGATCAACAGGTAAGTTCTGAAAAAATGGCTGGAAACCTTCAGTATTAATAGAATTTACCTTTCTCAGAGTAAACAGAAAAGCATATTCTAACCCCGTTACAGAAGATACTTGTTGCATAGGATTTTTCTCCTTGCATTTTATAATTATTCAGCCAGCAAAAACTCCATTTCCCAGGTAGTTTTAGCTGACTGCTGACCGCTAATAGCTGAATGCGAACTGGATTTTTAAATTTCTCCCATTTTTTACATGAGAGGTATGTAATATCTATTATAAGCAACTATTTAGGAACTGTTGTAAATGTGACTACAAAATTTATTAAGTTGGAATATTTAACAAGAACTCTAGCTACTCACTTTCCCCCTATTCCCTATTCCCTATTCCCTGTTCCATTATATAGTTACTCATCTGGGAACAAAAATATTTTCCCAATATTTTCCCAATATTTTCCCAATATTTTCAAAGCTCTCATTCCTCCTGCTAACCTCTTTTATCGTATATTTACTATTAATTCAAATTTATAATTTACCTAGCAGAATGAATAACTGGCTGTATCAATACCCTAAATTATACACTGGTATTTTACTCAAACGCTACAAGCGTTTTTTTGCTGATATTCAACTGGAGGGAGGGGAGGTTGTAACAGCACACTGTCCCAATACAGGACCCATGACAGGAGTTTCCAAAGTAGGTAGTCCTGTACAGTTATCTAAAAGTGATAATCCTAACCGCAAATTAGCTTATACACTGGAATTGATTCAAGTAGATGATTTAGCACCAACTTGGGTCGGTGTCAATACTGCTTTACCTAATCGAGTTGTGAAACAGGCTTTAGAGAAACATCTTTTCCCAGAATTAAGTGAATATACACAAGTTAAAGGTGAAGTGGTTTATGGAAAAGATAAAAAAAGCCGGGTAGATTTTTACCTGACCGGAAAAGAAGGACAACGCCCCATTTATGTAGAAGTAAAAAATACAACTTGGTCTCAGGGAACTTTAGCCCTGTTTCCCGATACAGAAACTACCAGAGGACAAAAACATTTGCGGGAATTAATGGAAGTTTTACCCCAAAGTCGGGCAGTAATGTTGTATTTTATCAATCGGGGAGATTGTACACAATTTGCCCCAGGAGATAGCACAGATCCTGTATATGGTGAATTGTTACGGGAAGCAATTAAACAAGGTTTAGAAGTTCTCCCTTGTCGGTTTGATATTTCTCCTGAAGGTATCCGTTATTTAGGGTTAGCAGAACTAAAGATTTAAGCATTTATCAGCCAGCCAAAAATGAAAGCAAAGTACATCATTATTTACACACAAACTTTCTTTCAAGAGAATGCTAATATGAATACAAAGATTGTTCCTCACGTTTCCACAAACAGCAAAGATAAACTTCCTATTTTTGATCAGTAGTTTTTGTTGAATAAAAACAACAAACAGCAGGAAACGTGAATGATCTGAGTAATCATATCAGATTGCTATATGTTAGAAACTCTTGCGACTGAAACCACTGTGGAAATGCCACCCACCCAGGCAGAACTTCCTTATGATGACGGTATTCCGATGGAGACACAAAGACATAAATTACAATTGGATATTTTAATTGATACCATTCAGCCTTGGCTAGATCAAAGGACTGATGGATATGTAGGGGGCAATATGTTTGTCTACTACAGTTTAGCGCAGTTAAAAAATCAGGATTTTCGTGGTCCCGACTTCTTTACCGTCTTAGGAGTTCCCAAAAAAGAGCGTCTTTCTTGGGTAGTTTGGGAAGAAGGAAAATCACCAGATGTAGTAATTGAATTACTTTCAGAAAGCACAGCCAAAAATGATAAAAATGAGAAAAAACTGATTTATCAAAATCAAATGCGTGTTTCTGAATATTTTTGGTTTGATCCTTTTAACCCAGATGATTTTGCAGGTTTTCACATCAATAGTGGTGTGTATGAAACTATCGCTTTTAATGAAAAAAATCAGTTAGTAAGTACAGTTTTAGGTTTAACTTTAGTCCGTTGGCAGGGTAATTATCGCGGTGTAAATGCCACTTGGTTACGTTGGGCAAATTTGGCAGGTGAGTTATTTCCTACTTCTATAGAACTTGCTGAACAAGAAAAACAAAGGGCTGAACAAGAAAAACAACGGGCTGAACAAGCTGAAAATAAATTAAGACAAGTGGCAGTTAATTTGTTAAATAATGGAATGCCTATAGAACAAGTCACACAGTTAACAGGTTTAGATCCAAAGCAAATTTTTGGAGAGTAACCCAACTTCAATAATGGACAATTAACAATGAACAATTGACCGATAATTTTAGATTTTAGTGCCATAATCAGATTTTTATCATATTATACATTGTAGGGGCAATTCATGAATTGCCCCTACAGAAACATAGCTGACGACTGACTGCTAATGGCTGAATGCTTACGCTAAATCAGCCATACCCAATCCCCAATCCCCAATATTAGAGATAATTAAAAAATCAATAGTTTTAAACTGTCTATCAATAGCAGGAAGACTACAAATTTTTGCACCAATACTCAAGTAAGCTTGTAAAATTTTCGGAATTTCCACATCATAGATATCTGGACAATTAGAATTAATTTCTATGGAATATTCTGGATGAGGATTCACTAAAATATGAGAATGTAAACAATGATTATAGAGAAAATAATTATAAGCACAAACAGCTTGTTTATGACATTGAGTTAACAAAGATGCACAACCGAAAAAATATTGATTACCCGTATAAATTAAATAATTAGCTAAACCTTGCCAAAGTAATAAAAGTGTGTAACTATTGCGATATTCTTGAGCTATGCAAGCACGACCAATTTCTACAGAAGACTGCAATATAAAATCAGGAATTTGAGCAAGATTAAATATATCAGCAGCATCAAAACCTAAATTTTTTGCAGCCATTGTATAAGTTTGCATTCTATAAGTACCAATAGTTGTACCAGTCCTTTTACAAATCAGCAATAAATGATCACAAAAATAATCAAACTTATCCCGATCCATCTGCTGACAATGAGAACTAGAAAAACCCAAACCCAACTCTTGATTAAAAACCTGAAACCGTAAGCGAAAAATAGATTCTAACTCTGCATCAGTTTTAGCCAGTCGCAAGACATACTTTTCATTTTCCCAAACCGGAAAATCAGAAATATACAAAGGTGAAGATATAGGATTGTAATACATTTACATCCGGTTTCCTACTTAAATTTGTGAAAAATTATATGAGGATTTAAAACTTCATTATGAACATTTTGATAAATAAAATCTGGCAATAAGATACAAATTTATCTCATGCACAATTTAAATTTTATGTCAATCTACAGCAGGAGTCAGGAGTAAAACTCTCTTTTTATCTGGGTTTTAAGGGACTTACAGATAAAAAAATATTCAATATTAAATTCGGGAGCATCCCAAATGTGTAAGTTTATTTTTTTGATTGAACCGCAAAGGACGCAAAGTACACAAAGGTAAGAGGTTTTCAGAGAGTTTTTGGTGTAGTGGCGTTTATTTTTTCAAAATTGGGATGCTCCCTTAAAGTCCCCCTTTTGAAGGGGGATTTAGGGGGATCTGAATATTCGGATTTTTACGAAAAATCTAATTGCGGTGATTATTACTGTAGCGCACCCTAGTACCAGCCCAAAGTAACTTTTCTCGCAGGGTTTGATAATAGGAATTATTAGCCCGCAACACAATAAACTTAGCACGACAGTCAGCCATTCGCACATCAACACGGTGTCCTGGCCAAATGGAAGTAGATAATACCCCATCCATCCACAATTTTGTACTTAAATCGTAATCCCCCAAAGGCCAAACACTAACCACAGAACCAGGAGGTAAAACCAAAGGACGACTAGAAAGACTCATGGGACAAATGGGAGTGATGGTAATAGCCTCCATGCCATCGTGCATGATCGGACCATTAGCCGAAACTGTGTAACCAGTAGAACCTGTAGGAGTAGAAATAATTAACCCATCGCCCACATATTGATCAACCACCTCACCATCAATTTCCATTTCCAAAATCGAGGTGATCATCCTATCAGCAGAAGCGGGTTTAATACAAAACTCATTTAAGGCGAGGTAATGTTCTGTAACTGGTTCTAAATTTGTCCGATGACCCTCATAAATAGCCGCTTGTAACATCATTCGGCGTTGGAGGGCATAGCGATCTTCAAATAACCGGTCCCAAACTCGTTCCGGTTCTTGAAACTCATCCATTGACTCAGTTAAAAACCCCAAATGGCCGCCCACATTCACCCCTAAAATGGGGATACCAGCCGGGGCTAAATGTCTGGCACTGGTTAAAACTGTACCATCACCACCAAGGACTAAAGCTAAATCAATGGGTTGGCTGGCGGATGCCAAAAACACGGGGTAGGGGTTGTCTTTGGGTCCACTAGGTCCAACCAAAACTTGACATTGGCGGTCTTCTAATTGTTTAGCGCAGAGTTCAGCCCAGCGTTTACTTTGGGAGTCTCGCGCTTTGTAAGCTATGATTACCTGCTTTAATTGCACGTATTGTTACCACTTGAGGAGATTAAACTGCTCCATGTCAACGGTATCACGGTTACGATAAATAGCCAGTACAATCGCTAACCCTACCGCCGCTTCCGCAGCTGCCACAGTAATCACAAAAACAGTGAAAACCTGACCTTTAATTAATGTTGAGTCAAGAAAGTTGGAAAATGCCATTAAATTTAGATTAACGGCATTTAACAGTAACTCAATGGACATGAGTACACGCACTGCGTTACGGCTGGTAATTAAACCATAGATACCGATGCAAAATAAAGCTGCTGCAAGTAATAAGAAATATTGAAGTTGCATAGTTTGGTAATTGCTAATTGCTAATTGGTGATTGGTAATTGGTAGTTGGTAATTGGTAATTGGTAATTGGTAATTGGGCATTGGGTAAATTCATATTCCCAGTCACCAGTCACCAGTCACCAGTCACCAGTACCCTAGTCTTCAGTGCCACTAGATACCAATTCTCTGGGGCGTTCTGGCAAGGTTAAGATGGTTTGTGGCAGTTCGGAAGGGGTAACTTGATCTGGTAAGTATTCCCGACGTGCCAAAATGATTGCTCCTACCATTGCCATTAGCAACAATACGGAAGCTAATTCAAAGGGGAGTAAAAAGTCGGTAAAGAAATGCTCACCTATTAAAACTATGGAATTTTTAGCTGCTGGGGATGTAGAGGTATTAGCCCAAGGTGTTGCCAGTACCATTGTACTTAATAGGGCAAATAGTCCCAGACTCACTACACCGGTAATGATTTTCCGTAAACCAGCACTGGGTAAAGGGGAAAAATCTTGACGTTTGTTTACCAACATGATGGCAAACAAAATCAAAACGTTAATTGCACCTACATAAATCAGAATTTGTGCTGCTGCGACAAAATCACCATTTAGCAATAGGTAAAGTCCGGCCATGCTGATGAATACACCACCTAGCAAAAAAGCAGAATAAACGATGTTAGAAAACAACACTACTCCTAGTGCTGCGCCAATCATCATTACACCTAATATGCCAAATGAAACAGATTGTACTCCTTCGGCTAAATTCACTTTTTTCGATCCTTTTGATGTTTGATAAATGCTGATTGGTGATTGGTAATTGGTAATTGGTAATTGGAAAAAGCGATTTATTACCCATTACCTATTACCCATTACCCATTACCACTTTCTACTAAGTCTTCTGGAAGAGAACCAGCACGGGGAGCATCTGCGGGGACTCCGTGGGGTTCAAGTACGCCTTTGGGTAGGTAAACGAGTTCGCGCAGTGGTGTCACCATTGGATCGTCTGTCACCTTGTATGGTAAGCGTCCTAATGCTACGCTGTCGTAGTTTAGTTCATGGCGATCGTAAGTAGAAAGTTCATATTCTTCTGTCATGGATAAACAGTTTGTGGGACAGTATTCCACGCAGTTACCACAGAAAATACAAACTCCGAAATCTATACTGTAGTGTTTGAGTTTTTTCTTCTTGGTGCCTTTGTCCATTTCCCAATCTACTACGGGGAGGTTGATGGGACAAACGCGCACACACACTTCACAAGCAATGCACTTGTCAAATTCATAGTGG contains:
- a CDS encoding NAD(+) kinase, producing the protein MQLKQVIIAYKARDSQSKRWAELCAKQLEDRQCQVLVGPSGPKDNPYPVFLASASQPIDLALVLGGDGTVLTSARHLAPAGIPILGVNVGGHLGFLTESMDEFQEPERVWDRLFEDRYALQRRMMLQAAIYEGHRTNLEPVTEHYLALNEFCIKPASADRMITSILEMEIDGEVVDQYVGDGLIISTPTGSTGYTVSANGPIMHDGMEAITITPICPMSLSSRPLVLPPGSVVSVWPLGDYDLSTKLWMDGVLSTSIWPGHRVDVRMADCRAKFIVLRANNSYYQTLREKLLWAGTRVRYSNNHRN
- a CDS encoding NADH-quinone oxidoreductase subunit J; its protein translation is MNLAEGVQSVSFGILGVMMIGAALGVVLFSNIVYSAFLLGGVFISMAGLYLLLNGDFVAAAQILIYVGAINVLILFAIMLVNKRQDFSPLPSAGLRKIITGVVSLGLFALLSTMVLATPWANTSTSPAAKNSIVLIGEHFFTDFLLPFELASVLLLMAMVGAIILARREYLPDQVTPSELPQTILTLPERPRELVSSGTED
- the nuoK gene encoding NADH-quinone oxidoreductase subunit NuoK; this encodes MQLQYFLLLAAALFCIGIYGLITSRNAVRVLMSIELLLNAVNLNLMAFSNFLDSTLIKGQVFTVFVITVAAAEAAVGLAIVLAIYRNRDTVDMEQFNLLKW
- a CDS encoding 2OG-Fe dioxygenase family protein; translated protein: MQQVSSVTGLEYAFLFTLRKVNSINTEGFQPFFQNLPVDPYIKGKYRSRRLSRVMVAENKLIKLSHGYLCQSREYNPLLGDIKREFAELEDGLIELEIFKNLVLAFIDSCKLHPEAEIGIHQIRTTCSPGHLGNPAPEGIHQDGTDFIGIFSVGRDNIKGGETHLYTAKKEKPVFHKILQPGELLLVNDHEFFHFTSSIKSENPAPGTRDVFVLTSPSLIQP
- a CDS encoding Uma2 family endonuclease; this translates as MLETLATETTVEMPPTQAELPYDDGIPMETQRHKLQLDILIDTIQPWLDQRTDGYVGGNMFVYYSLAQLKNQDFRGPDFFTVLGVPKKERLSWVVWEEGKSPDVVIELLSESTAKNDKNEKKLIYQNQMRVSEYFWFDPFNPDDFAGFHINSGVYETIAFNEKNQLVSTVLGLTLVRWQGNYRGVNATWLRWANLAGELFPTSIELAEQEKQRAEQEKQRAEQAENKLRQVAVNLLNNGMPIEQVTQLTGLDPKQIFGE
- the ndhI gene encoding NAD(P)H-quinone oxidoreductase subunit I codes for the protein MLKFLKQVGDYAKEAVQSARYIGQGLSVTFDHMQRRPVTVQYPYEKLIPGERFRGRIHYEFDKCIACEVCVRVCPINLPVVDWEMDKGTKKKKLKHYSIDFGVCIFCGNCVEYCPTNCLSMTEEYELSTYDRHELNYDSVALGRLPYKVTDDPMVTPLRELVYLPKGVLEPHGVPADAPRAGSLPEDLVESGNG
- the sfsA gene encoding DNA/RNA nuclease SfsA, with the translated sequence MNNWLYQYPKLYTGILLKRYKRFFADIQLEGGEVVTAHCPNTGPMTGVSKVGSPVQLSKSDNPNRKLAYTLELIQVDDLAPTWVGVNTALPNRVVKQALEKHLFPELSEYTQVKGEVVYGKDKKSRVDFYLTGKEGQRPIYVEVKNTTWSQGTLALFPDTETTRGQKHLRELMEVLPQSRAVMLYFINRGDCTQFAPGDSTDPVYGELLREAIKQGLEVLPCRFDISPEGIRYLGLAELKI
- a CDS encoding GNAT family N-acetyltransferase, with translation MYYNPISSPLYISDFPVWENEKYVLRLAKTDAELESIFRLRFQVFNQELGLGFSSSHCQQMDRDKFDYFCDHLLLICKRTGTTIGTYRMQTYTMAAKNLGFDAADIFNLAQIPDFILQSSVEIGRACIAQEYRNSYTLLLLWQGLANYLIYTGNQYFFGCASLLTQCHKQAVCAYNYFLYNHCLHSHILVNPHPEYSIEINSNCPDIYDVEIPKILQAYLSIGAKICSLPAIDRQFKTIDFLIISNIGDWGLGMADLA